The following are encoded together in the Pedobacter sp. D749 genome:
- a CDS encoding SusC/RagA family TonB-linked outer membrane protein: protein MSGLKSNTQAFKWNLLLIVSAVLLLVFSVLSVFSQETSRFKVSGKASAKGADGVILSVTGAKGGRSQTDRYGSFTVFLRVLPDTLIFSAVGYKTERIVVSAIDQLINVELSSAAFDLGDVQVNTGYQLLRPNETNGAVAVIGNDQLNARGGSNLLDRLAGQSSGLLLNIGKTNSNNPQNKTNISIRGLGTINGPLDPLIVLDGFIYDGDISNLNPLDIENVSVLKDASAASIWGARAGNGVIVITTKKGKFNQRYETAFSSSVLISAVPGLFRSPQMNSSDYIEVERTMFNSGFFDAQISSTPFAALSPAVEILLAKRNGTISGQSAEDALNRLKGIDARDSYLNEFYTDALTQQYGLNLKGGDSKHAFGLAVSYDKSLGETHASSDKINISLSNDFRLTGKLSLSSKVYFTHNESVSGRPAFGSVSVGGSVLPYLSFRDGQGNALPVAIAYRSAYTDTAGKGQLLDWKYYPAEDYLHRKSTSAQQEIFATVALKYRLLTGLNLDVSYQYQRQRLESAVLADEQSYFARDQVNSFTQINRSTGLVRYVIPKGGILNSSDGLLSSSTARAQLNLNRSFGQHQVNAILGSEAKASDASSSSLTRFGYTEDPLTFVNVDFANSYPNFLRGTSSIIGSGQSVSATYYRFLSFYANAAYTYHNLYTLSGSARKDGSNIFGANTNDRWKPLWSAGLGWLISGEGFYKSVILPELRLKATFGYSGNVDLTKTALPIATYNTSPITGLRTARITGINNPDLRWEQLSQLSLGADFAFIDKRVSGSVSYFVKKGTDLYGPAAYDYTGWGRTETLVRNVADMRGEGAEVDLHSKNLKSGDFNWNTDAYFTYSVSKTVKYSNTASAGLGQLLNPGTQITPIEGKPLYAIGGLQWAGLDQNGNPMGYLNGQVSKDYAAIFLAASRSGEGIVYYGSASPVYFGSLINTFSYRNIALSVNISYRIGYYAMKPTISYSGLVNNGIGHSDYALRWKNPGDESLTTVPSFIYPADQNRDAFYTSSEVNIFRADNIRLDYINLSYKLDWVRLKKVFRNLEVFTAVQNGGILWRANRFGIDPDYSSNIPPSRAYLFGIKGSF, encoded by the coding sequence ATGAGCGGTTTAAAATCTAATACCCAGGCATTTAAATGGAACCTGCTGCTCATTGTCTCTGCGGTTCTGCTACTGGTGTTTTCAGTGTTATCTGTTTTTTCGCAGGAAACGTCCCGGTTTAAAGTATCGGGTAAGGCCAGTGCGAAGGGAGCGGACGGGGTGATCCTAAGCGTAACAGGGGCAAAGGGAGGCCGTTCACAAACAGACCGGTATGGCAGTTTTACTGTTTTCCTTCGGGTATTGCCTGATACGCTGATATTTTCTGCGGTAGGTTATAAAACGGAGCGGATAGTGGTAAGCGCTATAGATCAGTTGATTAATGTTGAGCTATCTTCCGCAGCGTTTGATTTGGGAGATGTACAGGTAAATACGGGCTATCAGCTGCTGCGGCCGAATGAAACCAATGGGGCCGTTGCGGTGATCGGAAATGATCAGTTAAATGCCAGAGGAGGATCAAACCTGCTGGATAGGCTGGCTGGCCAGAGCTCGGGATTGCTTTTGAATATCGGGAAGACCAACAGCAATAATCCACAGAACAAAACCAACATCTCTATAAGGGGACTGGGGACCATTAACGGCCCGCTTGATCCGTTGATTGTGCTTGACGGGTTTATTTATGACGGCGATATTTCAAACCTCAACCCGCTGGATATCGAAAATGTATCTGTACTGAAAGATGCTTCGGCAGCTTCGATCTGGGGTGCCAGGGCAGGTAATGGGGTAATTGTGATTACCACTAAAAAAGGAAAGTTCAATCAGCGTTACGAGACTGCTTTTTCATCCAGTGTGCTCATCTCTGCCGTGCCTGGTCTTTTCAGGTCTCCGCAAATGAACAGCTCAGATTATATTGAGGTAGAACGCACGATGTTTAACAGCGGTTTTTTTGATGCCCAGATTAGCAGTACGCCTTTTGCTGCGCTGAGCCCGGCAGTTGAGATTTTACTGGCTAAAAGAAATGGAACAATCTCAGGCCAGTCGGCCGAAGATGCCCTTAACCGTTTGAAAGGCATTGATGCCAGGGACTCCTATCTTAACGAGTTTTATACCGATGCACTCACCCAGCAATACGGGCTTAACTTGAAAGGTGGCGACAGCAAACATGCTTTCGGGCTGGCGGTAAGTTACGATAAATCTTTAGGTGAAACCCATGCATCATCGGATAAAATCAATATCAGCCTGTCTAATGATTTCAGGCTGACAGGTAAACTTTCATTGAGTTCAAAAGTTTATTTTACCCATAACGAAAGCGTTTCCGGAAGGCCGGCCTTTGGTTCGGTCTCAGTTGGTGGCAGCGTACTGCCCTATCTTTCCTTCCGCGATGGGCAGGGGAATGCCTTGCCGGTAGCCATTGCCTACAGGAGCGCTTATACCGATACTGCGGGTAAGGGCCAGCTGCTTGACTGGAAATATTATCCGGCTGAAGACTATCTGCACCGGAAAAGTACCTCTGCCCAGCAGGAAATTTTTGCCACGGTGGCGCTTAAGTACAGGTTGCTAACGGGACTGAACCTCGACGTAAGCTATCAGTACCAGCGGCAGCGGCTGGAAAGTGCTGTTTTAGCAGATGAGCAAAGTTATTTTGCGCGCGATCAGGTCAATAGTTTTACGCAGATCAACCGCTCTACCGGGCTGGTCCGTTATGTTATCCCAAAGGGAGGGATACTGAACAGTAGCGATGGCCTGCTTTCCTCATCAACCGCAAGGGCACAGCTTAACCTGAACCGCTCGTTCGGCCAGCATCAGGTTAATGCCATTCTGGGAAGCGAGGCCAAGGCGTCTGATGCCTCCTCCTCATCGCTTACCAGGTTTGGATATACCGAAGATCCGCTCACCTTTGTAAATGTAGATTTTGCAAACAGCTATCCGAACTTTTTAAGGGGAACATCCTCCATAATCGGCTCCGGGCAGTCGGTATCAGCAACCTATTACCGTTTTTTAAGCTTTTATGCCAATGCGGCCTATACTTACCATAACCTTTATACCCTTTCGGGGAGCGCAAGAAAGGATGGGTCGAACATTTTTGGGGCGAACACCAATGACAGGTGGAAGCCACTCTGGTCTGCCGGACTAGGCTGGCTGATTTCAGGGGAGGGGTTTTACAAGAGTGTAATCCTTCCGGAGCTGAGGCTTAAGGCAACTTTTGGATACAGCGGCAATGTAGACCTGACCAAAACGGCCTTACCAATTGCAACCTATAATACCAGCCCGATAACCGGACTGCGTACCGCGAGGATTACGGGCATCAACAATCCGGACCTGAGATGGGAACAGCTCTCGCAGCTGAGCCTGGGTGCAGATTTTGCTTTTATTGATAAAAGGGTATCGGGCTCGGTTTCCTATTTTGTAAAAAAAGGTACCGATCTTTATGGACCGGCGGCTTACGATTATACCGGGTGGGGAAGGACTGAAACGCTGGTGAGGAACGTTGCTGATATGAGGGGTGAGGGCGCCGAGGTAGACCTGCATTCCAAAAACCTGAAATCGGGCGATTTTAACTGGAATACCGATGCTTATTTTACCTATAGTGTATCCAAAACGGTTAAATATTCAAATACTGCTTCAGCGGGGCTTGGCCAGTTGTTAAACCCGGGTACCCAGATTACTCCCATTGAAGGCAAGCCCCTATACGCTATAGGCGGGCTGCAATGGGCAGGCCTTGATCAAAACGGTAACCCGATGGGCTATCTGAACGGTCAGGTGAGTAAAGATTATGCTGCGATATTTTTGGCTGCCAGCAGGAGCGGTGAGGGCATTGTCTATTATGGTTCTGCCAGTCCGGTGTATTTTGGTTCCCTCATCAATACGTTTTCTTACCGGAATATAGCTTTATCGGTCAATATCAGCTACAGAATTGGTTATTATGCCATGAAGCCAACCATTAGCTATTCCGGACTGGTTAACAATGGTATCGGCCATAGTGATTATGCGCTGCGGTGGAAGAACCCCGGCGATGAATCTTTAACAACCGTACCCTCGTTCATTTACCCGGCCGATCAGAACAGGGATGCCTTTTATACCTCCTCGGAGGTGAATATTTTCAGGGCGGATAACATCAGGCTGGACTATATCAATCTCTCTTATAAATTAGACTGGGTCAGGCTGAAAAAGGTATTTCGTAACCTGGAAGTTTTTACGGCTGTTCAAAACGGTGGAATACTCTGGCGGGCGAACAGGTTTGGTATCGACCCTGATTATTCATCAAACATCCCACCGTCAAGAGCATACCTCTTTGGTATAAAGGGAAGTTTTTAA
- a CDS encoding TlpA disulfide reductase family protein: MKQITISIVRGVLRPGFYDGVLKIFTLFLLVSTLPANRAAAQEPGQAFKLYAGQALPDSLLNAELRVLGAGDSGALKLADFKGKPFIIDFWASWCGSCIKSLPHVDSIFKANGVALGLVLVNISARDRDAEKLARFIDSFLKHHEGFSVPFLAQNELFARYFHIQTLPCYVWVGGDGRIKAISGYGTFTDQNVSRFLKGGAIVIKDGRL, from the coding sequence ATGAAACAAATAACGATATCTATCGTAAGGGGAGTGCTACGCCCTGGCTTTTACGATGGAGTTTTAAAAATATTTACCCTTTTTTTGCTGGTTTCGACCCTGCCCGCAAACAGGGCTGCAGCACAGGAACCTGGCCAGGCCTTTAAACTTTACGCAGGCCAGGCCCTGCCTGATTCTTTGCTTAACGCAGAACTCAGGGTACTTGGCGCCGGGGATTCTGGTGCTTTGAAGCTGGCAGATTTTAAGGGAAAGCCTTTTATAATCGACTTCTGGGCGAGCTGGTGCGGGAGCTGCATCAAGAGCCTGCCCCATGTAGACAGCATTTTTAAGGCCAATGGTGTGGCCTTAGGGCTTGTGCTGGTCAATATATCTGCCCGTGACCGTGACGCGGAAAAGTTAGCCCGGTTTATAGATTCCTTTTTGAAGCATCATGAAGGTTTTTCGGTTCCGTTTTTGGCGCAGAATGAGCTGTTTGCCCGGTATTTCCATATCCAAACACTACCCTGTTATGTCTGGGTTGGCGGTGATGGCCGGATAAAGGCCATTAGTGGCTATGGTACATTTACGGATCAAAATGTAAGTCGTTTTCTTAAAGGAGGCGCAATCGTGATAAAAGACGGGAGGCTGTAA
- a CDS encoding helix-turn-helix domain-containing protein, with protein MEKHTDIFKIIGLNVKAHRKKAGLTQQQLADKFLGDRSKISDIEHGKEDFMLSTLLDIADGLGVDVKKFFMPIKED; from the coding sequence GTGGAGAAGCATACAGATATTTTTAAAATCATTGGTTTGAACGTAAAAGCTCATAGAAAAAAGGCTGGTTTAACTCAACAACAGTTAGCTGATAAATTTTTGGGTGATCGCTCAAAAATAAGTGACATTGAACACGGGAAGGAAGATTTTATGTTGTCAACGCTATTGGATATTGCAGACGGTTTAGGTGTAGATGTAAAGAAGTTTTTTATGCCGATTAAGGAAGATTAA